A window of the Zeugodacus cucurbitae isolate PBARC_wt_2022May chromosome 2, idZeuCucr1.2, whole genome shotgun sequence genome harbors these coding sequences:
- the LOC105208398 gene encoding ras-related protein Rab-8A, whose translation MALDFVATYKVLVLGDSNVGKTCIVHRYCDEKYYDTYISTIGIDFKQKLINLDGVPIKLQIWDTAGQERFRTLTTAYYRGAMGILLMYDVTNLESYNNLSYWLRNIQENASPDVVKVLVGNKCECSATQRAVDKERGEKIAENFDMPFFEVSCKCNINIEEAFLALARKIREQRERRGDNFDNDDKNQDKKSPGSNGLGTFSLASLSEGNRCSC comes from the exons ATGGCTTTGGACTTTGTGGCGACGTATAAAGTGCTGGTGCTAGGTGATTCCAATGTGGGTAAAACATGTATAGTTCATAGATACTGCGATGAGAAATACTACGACACATACATCTCTACTATAG GCATCGACTTCAAACAGAAATTAATCAATTTGGATGGTGTGCCAATAAAGTTGCAAATTTGGGACACAGCTGGACAAGAAAGGTTTCGTACATTAACCACGGCCTACTATCGTGGGGCGATGGGTATCCTATTGATGTATGATGTGACCAATTTGGAGAGCTACAACAATTTATCTTATTGGCTTCGAAATATACAAGAG aACGCGTCACCGGATGTTGTTAAAGTCTTAGTGGGCAATAAATGCGAATGTTCCGCTACTCAACGGGCGGTTGATAAAGAAAGAGGAGAAAAA attgcTGAAAACTTTGATATGCCCTTCTTTGAAGTATCCTGTAAATGCAACATTAACATTGAAGAGGCTTTTCTAGCATTGGCACGAAAAATCAGGGAGCAACGCGAACGTCGG ggGGATAATTTTGATAACGACGATAAAAATCAGGACAAAAAATCTCCCGGCTCCAACGGTCTTGGTACCTTCAGTTTGGCCAGTCTCTCCGAAGGAAATCGCTGTTCCTGCTAA